TGCTATTGGAATAGGCTATTGTGGGACGTTATATGTTCCAGATtacatgttcttgtttaatgtaTTTACCTTCAAGTCCACGTAAGTCCGATGTTCTGCGTTCTCAAAAGCACGCAATTTCACATCACGCCATCTGTGTGGATGATATATATCGACCATTAGCTTTTGAATTTTGACATGAACCGACTACCAAACCACATGAGTTATGGTGGAACTAGTGTTATTTACCTTCCAGTCCCGAGTTCCTCAACTGCTTGTACAAGAGCTTCTACCTCTGTCACAGAAAAGGGTCTCCTGGTTCTGCGCTGGGCAAGCTCACTACGCTTAGGTTTCTGATTCAACGGAACTATGGCAAGCGCCTTAACTTCCAAGGATGGAAGTGGAACAAGCGCTTTTGAATCTGATGAAGGTTCATCAACAGCTATGACACTCTGATATGGAACTACTTCGAGGTTACTGTCCACAATATTTCCTGAATCAATCACGTCATCTGCATGAGGAACTCCAGAATCTAACGTGGGAGAAGCCGGAGACCTGGGATGATCATTCAGAACCGCTTTTGCTTAGGTATCTTCAAGAAGAATGAACACCAGTGATATTCAACTAAAGCAGCACAAGGATATGATCTTAGTACCGTTCAGACAAATTCGTAGGGTCGGTTGGCACAGCAGGATCTTCGGAACACAAAGGTAGGGGAACTTTGCCGGGGCCAGGCTCCAAGGTGAACCCAAGGTTGTCCAGATTTTCATCACATGATATCCCAGTCTGTGAGAGAGTTTTCCTGTCATCTCTGACCTTCTTCCCATGCATCAACACCCCAACACGTATTCCTCCGCTGAGTAAAACACCGACAGCCTCCATCACCGTCCTCTGGAACCAAAAGGGTCAAAGATCAAAACGGTATTATGTTAACACCACACAAGAGAACCAAACATAAGTGAGGGAACGAAAGAAAATACATATTGACGTGTACCTTTAGTGATCCTACTGATGCAGTTTCTGGAACTTCAATAAAAAGCTCTGGAATCCTAAAGGACTTAATGCTTAGCTTTACTGCACCAGAGATAAAAATACATGAGAACCTCATTATCCAGTCTCAGGATAAATGTCTCAGTATCGTATACCATCCGGTCAAGTACCAAGGGAGCCCTTTGAGAGAACCACAACAGCTAAGATAAGATTTACTGAAGAGTTTTGATATAGACTACAATAACCACCTGTATCTCCCTTCTCGGGTAACTTGGAAACACTTCCACTACTGAGTCCTCCATCAGAAGTTACGACCGAGCTTCTGTCAGGTGATCTTCTCCTCTTATATATGATATCACGTTGCCATGCGTTGTATCCATAACACGGTTTTCTTTTGCGATAAAGAGTCTTTACACCCACATCTAGACATCATCAATGACCAAAGTAAGAACAGGgcaaatgaccaaaaaaaaaaaagagaagaaatattcAAAGATACTTACCAGCTCTACTGTGTCCAAAATCTTTGGAAACTTGCTTCCAGTATTTAGACGACAGCGACTTTCTTATTCTTCGAACTGATGGAGACCTATACGACTTAAATTTATTGCTAAGCTTATGATAACTAAAGaatttttcatcatcatcttttctAACTAAGTTAGTATGATTCCCATGTCTAGCAAAGGAACCATTAGGAGTCATATCCATGCTGGATGGCAATTTTAAATCACCACCCACACGAACTAATTTAGGAAACTGCACACCTAAAGCAGTTGCATCCTCTAAGTTGCAAGCATCATCAGTGATTAACCCTCCATCTCCCAAGGGATCGGTTGCTTCTCCTTGTTTATTCACATTATTAACATCACCTGTCTCCCCATTGATGCCTCCAGATTTAACGTAAGAGTCACAATTAGCATTCTTGGTGTCACACCCTAAAGCCATCGAACCATGAGTCATTTTGTAATCAGACATTGGAGTTCGCTCCAAAACGCCGTCGTTATCCGGAAACGAGAAACTGTTCACCACACACTTCTCAGTAGAGTTGTGATATGTAGTAGTAGGCCTTGACACAGAGTTTCCTTGGTCGGAAAATTCAGATTTGACAGGCTTGCGTTTAtcatcttgttcttgtttaaCATCGTGATTAATCCCTTCAAATGCATTGGAAGACGCTGAAGAACTCTCGCTTTCCTTTTCCTGTAGCAACTTCCCAGCCAAAGCGAGTAAGTCAATAGCACAGATCTTAGTGTCGTaatcatcatcaatcttcttGTTTAGGACCTTCCTctgaaaggagaaaaaaaacaacaaccaaagagTCATAAGAACGCAAGTCATGACATTAAGCTAACCACCAGATCACAATGAGAACATACCCTGCATGAACGAGGAGCTCTGGGGATATTGGGAAAGTCAAAGCCAACGGAAAGGCAATCTAACTTCCTCTTGAACACCATGTCTTCTCAAATATGCATATCACTGTgttaagaccaaacaaatgatCATCATTAGATTGAGCATGATGAGATCAACATTAATCAGTAAACCAATTTAGATCAGATCAACACAGCAAAATTCGAGCCTCTTAAATTCAAGACATGGATCACGGAAATGCAAAAGCATAATAAGTAGATCATTGAagaaaaagactcaaaaatgCTAAGAAGCTGCTTACAAACTCCGATCAAGAAGATGAAACGAAACAGTAAACACCTGATGATGCTACCGATCAGATCtcgaaacaaaaatcacaaatttctGACAGACCCGCGAAAGAATGTAATGGAAATTTGAAATCCGGAtcagcagagagagagagagagagagagagtcaaaggatgaaaaaaaatcaacaaaattgaCCCCAAAACCCCccgaaagaattttacagatcGGTAAGTGCATATAAATCAATTGCGATCAAAAGACGACTCACCTATCAGCCACCAGTTTCTTGATCACGATCCAAAAACCACCACTTATGATTTACAGATCACGCAAACTTATATAACTAAAACCccaattttatcttttgtttacgtgtatagaaaagaaaaaaaaaaatgtacaagaAAGGAAAAAGTTAGAATTCGATCTATACAAGAAAATGAACAATTCTacgagtttttgttttggttgggtTTGGGTTTTTGGTATGTGCGGTAAGAATCCGTCGTTGTccttagaaaagaaagaaggaagaagacgtGAAAAGCCCCATCTAGcctaaacagaaaaatatttatttattttattatcataaattaaataaataaattaaaaagtttttttttttttaatgaccaCACAAATAACAATGGGTTTGAGATGAGAGATGATGAGGCAGTTGAAGGAAACGGGCTATTGACGGTCACTCTTTTGTGAATTAGTATGTGGTAAACCCCTCTCTCCGGTTAACTGGCTATTGAGGgtcaccctctctctctccctcggtGTAGGGGGATCACTTCATAACCCCTTAAAACAAGATAGGTTTTGTCAGAAAGAATCTTTAATTTTTAGGGATCggatataaacaaaaaaaacaattgaatattaGTAGTGTTCTCTGATTGGAGTGGGGTCTTTGTAATACAGTACTACTATACAAACAACAAGAGTTGTCTATCTCTTCCACGTGGTTTAGAGTGAGACAACCAAGTCTTCTTCTTATTGCTTTGGTAATAACGTCACAAGgtttttttaaactcttttgtttACTAACTTGAGTGATAATTCATCcccaccaaaaaagaaaaagaaacaaactggATTGATAATATGAATTTCTTGATAGTAATTGTTTTTATGagctatatacatatatcttagACATGTTGATGAAGCATGTGCAAATGGGGCCAAATATGAACGTGATATTGTGTTTAATGtatttggtgtattttgttgatttaatgATCATGTTCTTGTGTTAAATAAGCATATGCTTGACTACCTATAAGAACTGAGATGTGTTGAATCTTAACTTCTTAACATAAATTTATGGCCAAGTGTTGAATCGATTAATACTTTGTTTATGTCGTGTTGGACTTCTCTGAGCTTGTCTACAACACATGATATGTGGCTGGTCTTTGGACCCTTGTTAGTTGCTGTAACTTTTGTGATTATGGGCCTCATGACAATTGATGaatgggtcgggtcgggtcggacAATTCTATTGGAAAGTAGAAGGAAGGTACACATTCCTCGAGAAAAAAGCTCCTCCGACCATTCTCTAATAAAGTTTTCTTGTTTGCATTCATGATTATTAGGCAACTATCGTTGGTTACGGTTTCATAGTTCTACTTCTACATATAGACGTTACAGGGAGAACGTTCGTATCCTCGTTTCACTTTACTCTTCTTTTggatatgttatatatatgtagagaTTCATGGCCACACTTATGCTATTAATTAGGCGTATGTCACTCAATAGTCTGAGTTTTGTATGTAAATGGAAAAAATTGGGCCAAATTTacaagataacaaaaaaataaataaaattcagaaGACAAGAGACTCATATAATATTGCACGATCGCATGGTCGCATGGTTGAGCCTCGTGGGCATGAACATCACACAAATTGAATTGCATACAATTCACAAACATTTTatgaggagaaaaaaacatagcacCAAAAGAGGTCCACGCACGGAAATGTAAGATAGTATATGGAGCTTAAAGATTTACAGAAAAAATCCATATGctttattctatattttgatttgCATTATGCTTTTATACACTATAGAACCTTGAAAACGTGTGGTGCCATATTAGGAGAATAATTTATAACAGTATTTCTTACttttatgatgattatatattaataaagttaatTTTGAGTTACtttgctaaattttttttaaacgaattTTAGGATGAGTGACTACTGACTATacaagtgtatatatatttcattgacgtgactttttcttcttttttcttggttgTAAAGTTTACTGCTCAACCAAAAGTAAATGTTATTTACatcataacaaaaagaaaaaaaaaaccttatgtttgtaatatatatacgaTGGAGGGTTTTGTATTAATTACGAGTCCCATCCTGCTGCTTGGAACCAAATGATTTCCCGTATATGTGCTTTGTGATATACTGTAGCATGTAATGAAAAGGAACCAGACGAGAAGACTCCCATACCACAGGTTAATTCCGAAGACAAAATTTGTTAATGTTCCCAAATTCAATGAGTAGTCGAGAAGTGTAAATTGAACATATCTAGTAAATGTCGCCGCAAAAAGAAGATATACAGAGGAaaggatttatatttttagttagatgGAGCATAATATATTTGCAGTACTCGTAAATCAAGGTTGATGTTATACtaaaatttaacttttcaattatcaaaaaaatacttttaaataaatttgttttgacATATGGGTCAATATCTTTTTATTAACATTATTCAATTACACTtgcttataaaataataaagtcatacttaaaatagaagaaaaacaactaACACCTAAACGCTagtaaaccaaaaaatgattatcCAAGTAATAGTCATTAAATTTTGGAGTCAATGGTAATTAACTTTTGTTAACTAAACAAGTAAGTAACAAACCACTTGGAAAATCAAAGAGCAGCAGCAAGCCCATGAGTGGACCGCATATATTGACTAAACGCAAACGGCAAATCCTCGTAGCTCCGTCAAACATAAACGACGTTAACAAAACAAACGGCGTCCCCTGTCTTAAAATTtacgagtctctctctctctctctttttctcgcttctctcaaaaaaaaagaaaaaaaaaaaaaggttgggaTCATTATTTTGATAGAAGAGAAGCGACTCTAATCCTTTCGCCGCCGATAACGCAATCGTCTCGTCTCCAAGCTTGATCCATCGGGTTAGATTTCTCCTTCATATTCTTCGATGATCgtatttgaatttgtttatcTGTTTTTTTCCCAATTAAACGAGGAAGAAATCACTGTTTGATCTTGTCGAATCTCTGAATAAACTACAGATTCGTGGATTCGATTGTTGATTGATGAACTTGTTCCAGATCCCTATTTCCCTCTAttaattctctcttctttgctcTCTCTCGATTGATATTTTTCAGGTGGCGGTTGTTATAGGTAGCTCTCCATGTGTTGTTGTGAGTAACTAACTCTCTCTTCTTAGCTGGCCGTTGTTTTTGGAGCTTTAATAGCAAAAAACTTTAGAAGTGGTAATCAGTGAGAGAAGATCCTGTAAAGATGAAAATATCCTTGACTTGCATCTATGGCTTTGTCGATTGATGTTCTAATTCTCTTGCTACCTAAGGATCTGTGGAAATTTTAATAAAGttggttagagagagagagggagatatGGGTGAGACTCTCATCACAACACTGTCTATGGAGAACTATCACCCGTCAACACTTCTTTCAATGGATTCTGGTGCTTTCACTCATGAAGAATCAGAGAGGGAGACTAACCGTTCCCTCATACTTACTGGACCTCCTGATATCAATCTTCCACTCTCATCTGAAGCAAGCCCATCTCTGCTTCTTTGGAACGAGCACTGTGATATTTTAGAAGTTGGACTTGGTCCTCAGTTATATGAGCCTGCTGAGGCTGTTGTTCATGTGCCTAAGGTTGCCAAGAAGTACAACAAGCGTGTTGATAGTGCTTGGGGTGCTTGGCTTTTCTTTCGTTTCTACTTTAAACCTGTTTTGGATGACAAGTCTAAAAATAAGTTGACCAGGGATAGTAATGGCTTGTCTGGTTATGATAAATCTGATTTGCAGCTTGACTCTTTCTTGGTTCAGCATGATATGGAGAATATGTATATGTGGGTGTTCAAGGAGAAGCCTGAAAATGCACTTGGCAAGATGCAGCTGCGCAGTTACATGAACGGACACTCACGTGAGGGTGAGCGTCCTTTCCCTTTTAGTGTGGACAAAGGTTTTGTTCGCTCTCATAGGATGCAGAGGAAACATTACCGTGGTCTCTCTAACCCACAGTGCCTCCATGGAATCGAAGTTGTTCATTCACCCAATCTTTCTGTACTCAACGAGgatgaaaaaaagaagtggACAGAACTCACAGGCCGGGATGTCAACTTTGCTATTCCAGCTGAAGCTAGTGATTATGGTTCATGGAGGAACCTACCAACCACTGAGTTCGAGGCTGAGCGTCCTCTTCCTCTGGCTAAAGCTAACGGGCACACAACCCACCTGAAGAAACTGAACGGTACCTGCCTGAACCTGTCAACACATTCCCCGGACCATGTAGCTGATACAGTGGAAGTTCGACCCGGATCTAGCAATAAGCGCAAAAGGGATTGTCTTGCTCTAGGAAACTGCGATGACTCGAGCTCAAGTGAGAAATCCCTGGACATGAAAATCCATGCAACGGAGCTGCCTTGGTCAAATGACTTCAGCGGGGTGATGAAGAACGTGTACGGTCCAGTCACAGCTGCGAAAACGATATATGAAGACGACAAGGGGTTCTTAATAGTTATGAGTCTGCCATTTGTTGATTCGGGAAGGGTGAAGGTGACATGGAGGAATACACCAACACATGGTATAGTGAAGATATCATGTGTAAGTACAGCATGTGAGCCATTCATCAAGAGACATGATAGAACATTTAAGCTAACAGATCCGACACCAGAGCATTGCCCACCAGGGGAGTTTGTCCGCGAAGTCTCCCTGCCGAACAGGATTCCAGATGACGCCAAGCTTGAAGCTTACCGGGATGAAACCGGAACAACGCTAGAGGTTTTAGTGCCTAAACACCGAATGGGACCCGAGGAGCATGAGGTTCGCGTCTGTCTCCGTCCGTTCGTGCTAGAGTGAGATTGTAGTGCATAACTTCTTAAAGGATTTTATTGGTTCAT
The Camelina sativa cultivar DH55 chromosome 15, Cs, whole genome shotgun sequence DNA segment above includes these coding regions:
- the LOC104745475 gene encoding telomere repeat-binding protein 3-like isoform X1, encoding MVFKRKLDCLSVGFDFPNIPRAPRSCRRKVLNKKIDDDYDTKICAIDLLALAGKLLQEKESESSSASSNAFEGINHDVKQEQDDKRKPVKSEFSDQGNSVSRPTTTYHNSTEKCVVNSFSFPDNDGVLERTPMSDYKMTHGSMALGCDTKNANCDSYVKSGGINGETGDVNNVNKQGEATDPLGDGGLITDDACNLEDATALGVQFPKLVRVGGDLKLPSSMDMTPNGSFARHGNHTNLVRKDDDEKFFSYHKLSNKFKSYRSPSVRRIRKSLSSKYWKQVSKDFGHSRADVGVKTLYRKRKPCYGYNAWQRDIIYKRRRSPDRSSVVTSDGGLSSGSVSKLPEKGDTVKLSIKSFRIPELFIEVPETASVGSLKRTVMEAVGVLLSGGIRVGVLMHGKKVRDDRKTLSQTGISCDENLDNLGFTLEPGPGKVPLPLCSEDPAVPTDPTNLSERSPASPTLDSGVPHADDVIDSGNIVDSNLEVVPYQSVIAVDEPSSDSKALVPLPSLEVKALAIVPLNQKPKRSELAQRRTRRPFSVTEVEALVQAVEELGTGRWRDVKLRAFENAEHRTYVDLKDKWKTLVHTASISPQQRRGEPVPQDLLDRVLRAYGYWSQHQGKHQARGASKDPDMNRGRALESGVSV
- the LOC104745475 gene encoding telomere repeat-binding protein 3-like isoform X2 translates to MVFKRKLDCLSVGFDFPNIPRAPRSCRRKVLNKKIDDDYDTKICAIDLLALAGKLLQEKESESSSASSNAFEGINHDVKQEQDDKRKPVKSEFSDQGNSVSRPTTTYHNSTEKCVVNSFSFPDNDGVLERTPMSDYKMTHGSMALGCDTKNANCDSYVKSGGINGETGDVNNVNKQGEATDPLGDGGLITDDACNLEDATALGVQFPKLVRVGGDLKLPSSMDMTPNGSFARHGNHTNLVRKDDDEKFFSYHKLSNKFKSYRSPSVRRIRKSLSSKYWKQVSKDFGHSRADVGVKTLYRKRKPCYGYNAWQRDIIYKRRRSPDRSSVVTSDGGLSSGSVSKLPEKGDTVKLSIKSFRIPELFIEVPETASVGSLKRTVMEAVGVLLSGGIRVGVLMHGKKVRDDRKTLSQTGISCDENLDNLGFTLEPGPGKVPLPLCSEDPAVPTDPTNLSERSPASPTLDSGVPHADDVIDSGNIVDSNLEVVPYQSVIAVDEPSSDSKALVPLPSLEVKALAIVPLNQKPKRSELAQRRTRRPFSVTEVEALVQAVEELGTGRWRDVKLRAFENAEHRTYVDLKDKWKTLVHTASISPQQRRGEPVPQDLLDRVLRAYGYWSQHQGKHQARGASKDPDMNRGRALESGVSV
- the LOC104745476 gene encoding uncharacterized protein LOC104745476, with the protein product MGETLITTLSMENYHPSTLLSMDSGAFTHEESERETNRSLILTGPPDINLPLSSEASPSLLLWNEHCDILEVGLGPQLYEPAEAVVHVPKVAKKYNKRVDSAWGAWLFFRFYFKPVLDDKSKNKLTRDSNGLSGYDKSDLQLDSFLVQHDMENMYMWVFKEKPENALGKMQLRSYMNGHSREGERPFPFSVDKGFVRSHRMQRKHYRGLSNPQCLHGIEVVHSPNLSVLNEDEKKKWTELTGRDVNFAIPAEASDYGSWRNLPTTEFEAERPLPLAKANGHTTHLKKLNGTCLNLSTHSPDHVADTVEVRPGSSNKRKRDCLALGNCDDSSSSEKSLDMKIHATELPWSNDFSGVMKNVYGPVTAAKTIYEDDKGFLIVMSLPFVDSGRVKVTWRNTPTHGIVKISCVSTACEPFIKRHDRTFKLTDPTPEHCPPGEFVREVSLPNRIPDDAKLEAYRDETGTTLEVLVPKHRMGPEEHEVRVCLRPFVLE